AATGGAGAAATTTGAATCGCATGGATGGGATATCGTTTCATCGGGTAAACCATTTTCGTTCTCACTTGAAAAAACTACGAATGGGTATGCCGTAAGTAATGACAATCCTGTAACCATTAATATGCCCCTACCAAAGGAGGGAAGCCAATCTGAAATACAGTTTTACGAAGACGGTAAACTCATTGCAAGCAGAAAAGGAACAACCAACAGAAACAACCCAAATCAAGTCGTGTTTAAACTGTCCAAGGGGTATGACAAGGTTTTAATTACGTATTAAAAAGACCGAATAAAATGCAAAAATTAAATAAAATACTTTTTTTGGTCGGCTTTATGGCGCTCCTTTTTTCGTGTACTTCGGAAGAGAAGCCCATAGAGATTTATGTTTCTATGGCTTCAGAAAATGAAAAGGCAAATAAGCTCATTTTCAAGACCGTAGAAGAAGCAATTCAAAAAGTATCGGAATTAAAAAAAGATAGTCCGGAAGCTCATGTAATTATCAACATTCTTCCAGGAACTTATTATTTGACTAAACCCATTACCATACCCGCCTCGTTGAGTAATTTGACCATCAAGGGTTCGGGTGCGTCGGAAGTTACTTTAAAAGGAGCTGTACCCATACATTTAGATTGGAGGAAATATGAAGACAACATTTATGTAGCCGATGTGGACCGAGCCTCAGGTTTTGACCAATTTGTGGTTAACGGCAAACCACAGATTTTAGCGCGATACCCCGATTACGATGAAGCCGCGCAGTATTGGCAAGGCTTTGCCGAAGATGCGTTGTCCAAAGAACGTGTGGCATCATGGAAAAACCCGATTGGAACTTATTTTCACGCCTTACATGGTGGTAGATGGGGTGGTTTCCATTTTCGTATTGTAGGTCTTGATACCGATGGAAATCCAATTTTTGATGGTGGTCATCAAAACAATAGGGCGTCCGAGCCGCACAAAGAATTCCGCATGGTAGAGAATGTCTTTGAGGAACTAGATAGCCCAGGAGAATGGTATTTAGATACGGAGGAAAACAGGCTCTATTATTGGCCTTTAGACGGTACGGATTTGAATGTAGCTAAACTTGAGGTTTCTGTTTTGAAAAATCTAATTCAAATTACGGGAACAGTAGATAATCCGGTAAGAAATGTAACCATAGAAGGGTTGAAGTTCGAAAACACCCAACGTACTTTTATGGACGAATACGAGCCTCTTTTAAGAAGCGATTGGATGATATACCGAGGCGGAGCCGTTTTCTTTGAAGGAACGGAAAATTGCAAGGTGACCAATAACGAATTCACAAACCTTGGTGGCAATGTAATTTTGGCGAGTAAGTACAATAAAAATTTGGAAATTATCGGAAATCACATTCATGATTCTGGTGCAAGTGCCATATCCTTTATAGGTGACCCTTCTGCGGTGCGGTCTCCTTCTTTTAACTATTCTGAATTTGTGGCAGTAACGGAAATGGATACCATAGCGGGGCCAAAAAACGAGCTGTACCCAAGAGAATCCTTGGTAGAGGATAACTTAATTTACAGAATAGGTAGAATAGAAAAGCAAACGGCTGGCGTTCAAATTTCCATGGCTATGGATATTACCGTTCGGCATAATAGCATTTATGATGTGCCTAGAGCGGGTATAAATATTGGTGATGGTACTTGGGGCGGACATATTTTAGAATACAATGACGTGTTCAATACAGTTCTGGAGACCAGTGATCATGGGTCTTTCAATTCATGGGGAAGAGATAGGTTCTGGCATCCCAAAAGAGGCGTAATGGATAGTTTAACGGACGCAAACCCAAATATGTGGAAATGGGATGCCGTGCATACCACCGTCATCCGTAATAATCGTTTTAGATGTGATCACGGTTGGGATATTGATTTAGATGATGGGTCTTCTAACTATCACATTTACAAAAACTTATTGTTGAACAACGGACTAAAACTGAGAGAGGGTTTTCATAGGGTTGCGGAGAATAATATTATGGTCAACAATTCTTTACATCCTCACGTTTGGTTTGCGAATAGTGAAGACGTTTTTAAACATAATATTGTTGGTGATGCCTACCAAGATGTGCGATTAGATGGGTGGGGCAAAGAGTTGGATTATAACTTGTTTCCTAACGAGGTTACCATGTTAAAATCACAAATTTATAATAGAGACCTTCACAGTATATACGGGAATCCCAAATTTAAAGACCCTGTAAATCTAGACTTTACGGTAATGGCAGATGATTTAGCATCTAAAATTGGCTTTGAAAACTTTCCGATGGATAAATTCGGTGTGCAAACGCCTGGTCTCAAAGAAATAGCGAAAACACCAGAAGTTCCGGAATTGAAAAATCCTCTTGGCAATGAAGAGAACACATCGCCCGTAGTGATGTGGTTGAGAAACGGCTTAAAAAGTGTTGATTCCCAAGAAGAACAATCGGCATACGGATTAAAAACAACCGAAGGAGTAATTGTACTTAGCATTTGGAACCAAAGTCCGGCCGTGCAGAACAACGGGATAAAAAAAGGAGATGTGATTCTTTTCGCAAACGGAAAAAAAGTAAAAGGGGTAAGAGAATTTTTTAAGATTACTTCTGAGTTTAAACAACAAGAGACAATGGATATAACGGTTATGCGTAACCAAACCGAACAGACACTAACAATAAGAACCAAATAATTTAAAATTTACGAAGATGAAAATAATAAAAACAACGACTTTGTTTGTATGTATAGCAATGTTGACCATGGGAAGAGGATTTTCTCAGGAAAAAGAGGTAAAAAAACTATCCGATGACGAACGTATGGAATGGTGGCGCGATGCTAAATTCGGCATGTTTATTCATTGGGGTGCTTACTCAATCATAGGCGGAGAACGAGGAACAAAAATTGCCGGTGGAGGCGCTGAATGGGCCATGGATAAATTAGACTATACGGTTGAGGATTACGAAAAATTTCCACAAATGTTTAATCCGGTAATGTTTGATGCAGATGCTTGGGTGAAAATGGCCAAAGATGCAGGTATGAAGTATATCGTGATTACTTCTAAGCACCATGAAGGCTTTAGTCTATGGGATTCAAAAGTATCTGATTACGATGTGATGGATACTTCCCCTTTTAAACGAGATGTTATTAAAGAACTTGCGGAAGCTTGTAAGAAACAGGATATCAAATTTTGTGTTTACTATTCTATTGTAGATTGGCACCATCCACAGGCACAGGGAAATTTGTATCCAAATTACAACATCGCACAACATGATGATCCATCCGTGGTAAATCCAAAATTCCCAAAGTACTTTAAAAACTACATGAAGCCTCAAGTAAAAGAACTATTAACCAATTATGGTGATATAGGAGTAGTTTGGTTTGATGGCGATTGGATTTCAGATTATACTACCGAAATGGGTAAAGAACTTTACAGTTTTATTCGCGATATTCAACCTAATACTATTGTAAATAATAGAGTGGATAAAGGTAGAAATGGAATGGAAGGTATGGATATGGAAGGAAATTTTGCAGGAGATTTTGGTACTCCTGAGCAAGAAATTCCAGATACTGGTATCGATTCTGCTTGGGAAGCATGTATGACCATGAATGGTTCTTGGGGGTATAAACCATCTGATAACAATTGGAAAAGTAGTGAAGATTTAATTCAAAAATTAGTCGATATAGTATCTAAGGGAGGTAACTTTTTATTGAATATTGGGCCTGATGGTTTTGGAAGATTTCCTTCAGAAAGCATTAGAAGATTAAATGCTATGGGAGAATGGACCAAAAAGAATGGGGAAGCTGTTTATGGCGCTTCTGCTAGTCCTTATGAAAAACCAAAATGGGGGCGCTACACTAAAAAGGGAAATGTTATTTACGCACATGTTTTTGATTGGCCAGAAAGTGGATTGTTAAAGCTGAATAAAGATATCAAGGTTAAAAAAGCAACCTTGTTAACAGCGCCTGATTCTGAATTACAAGCAACCGCTACATCAAGAGAATTGCTGTTAGAGGTACCTATATTAGCACCTGACGCTACTGTCAGTGTTGTTAAATTAGAATTGTAAAATAGTAGGCTTAAGAAAAATAATACTAAATAATAGTCAAATGAAACTAAGTAAAGTATTTCTTCCGTTGGTCTTGGCCTGTATGGTATTGGCACCGTCTAATACCTACGCGTATCAAAATCAAGAAAAAGTAATAGAAGTACATACACTTTCAGAATTCAAGACTTATTTAAACAAAGATGATGTAAAGGTTAAACTTACTGCCGGAAACTATCAAATAGACAATGCCGAAAGTATCAGGTTTATAAGATTCACTGGTAATAATACCCATTTTGACCTTTCTGGAGTACGCTTTATGGTCGACACCAAACTTTTTAGTCGTGCAGATTTAACCAAAAGCGATGACGGTAACAGTATGTACTGTGCTATCGAAGTATCTGGAAATGATGTAACACTTGAAGGCTTATACATTGAAACTTATGGAGATACCCCTGGTTTACAGAGCAAAAACAAAATTTTTAATGTTGTTGGAGAAGACGTAACACTAAAAGATATTGAAGTTCGTACTACAGGTTCAACCCCTTGGGGCTACGGATATTTATATGGCATAGGTGGTAATACTGGTGTTCGTAAAATGAACGGGATACGGGTCGGATATCCTGCAAAAAACGCAAAATTAATAGGCTGTAAAGTCCATATGCGGGCCATGGGCCATGCCATTTTTTTACAGGGGTCAGAAAATACTTTAATAGAAGACTGCCATGTAGATGGATTGTTGAGAACCACGGATGCAATACTTGCAGAGACTTCTGGCTATGCCTTTGATAAAGATTTTTACGCGGGTAAAGGAGGCTATGTAGAAGGAACTATGATAGGTGATGATGCTAAAATTTTACCCGGTGAAATTATTTCTCTAAGTGAGGACGGTATTCGAATGTATCCTGAGTATAATGGTCACAAAACCATAAATACAACGGTTAAAAACTGTACCGTAACACAAATGCGAAGAGGAATTTGTACAGGGTTAAGTACCTCTGGCGATAAAATTATAAACTGTGTGGTTAGAGATTGCGTGGCAACGGGTTTTAACGTAGGAAATGCAGATACCGTGATTAATTGTAGTGCCGATGCCAAGTATGCAGAAGCCTTTTGCATTCCCTATACCAATGCCAAAAATGCTTATGTGGAAATGAATATTCTAGATAGTAGGGGTGGAATGGCAAATGACCTTTTAGCCAAAATTAACGGTACCGGACATAACGTAATTATAAAAACTTCCGACCCCAATTTTATTCCGGAAAAAATGGCCATTAAATTGTCGGTCTGGGAAGGTTACGGCAACTTTAATAAAAAGGCTACAATGCATGCTACTGCTATTAAATTAGAGAACCAAACAAAGACCAAAGTACTCCTGTACCCAGGTACTGAAAACCCTGAAATTGAAAGTAAGGGTGAGGTTTTGGAGGTGAAAAAGTAACGAGTGTCAAATCGAATACTGAATATCAACACTACAAAACTTGTTCGAACACGCAGGTAGAGTTCAAAAAAAGAACCGAACAAATAGAATTCAAAGAGCATTATGAAGAAACTAGCAGTACTGATTTTTGTATGTATTGGTCATTATATTTTTGCGCAAAACAACAAAGCTATTCCGCTTCCAGAAAATTTAGAACAAGGATATCCACGGCTATACATTACTAATGCTGAAAAGAAGGACCTTCAGAAAACCATCAAAAAAGAAGCGTGGGCCAGAGATGTTTTAGCAGGTTTACATGATGAAGTTGACGAACACGTAGAGCGTCATATATCCGACACTGAATGGATAGTATCTCGTTTACAGATGTATTGGAAAACCAAGTCTGCCAACGTGTATGTTAATGGGGTAGATTATTCTCATGCAGACGGTGAAGCTCCGGTTCCGACGGTTCGATTTACGGGTTCGCGTAATTCTGCTACATCTTATGGTAAACCTAAGTTAGAAGATATACAACCGTATATGGATGATCCTAGAGGTTTGTATTTACCGAATAAAACAAAAGAAGGGCATCCTTTTGAATGGGCGGAACAATCCGAAACCGGTAATATAATTGTTTCTATTAACGAAGATATTATTGGTTTGGCTAGAGATGCTGCCTTTCTATATTGGTTAGAGAATGACGAAAATTTTGCCAAGTTTTCCTATGATATTTTCCACACCTATATGGAAGGCATGTCGTATCGTAGTGAACCTATCGACTTGCTGAACGGTCATATACAAACACTTGTTGGTTTCACACATTTTCAAGTGATACATGAAAGAGCGTTGAGAGAGGTATCCATTTTGTATGATTTTTTACATGGCTATATAGAAGCCAACCATCTAGAAAATATTGCTATGTATGATAAGACCATTAAAAGATGGACAGATCAGGTCATTAAAAACGGAGTACCGCAGAACAATTGGAATCTGCATCAAGCCAACATCATTTTAAAAGCTGCAATGGTGCTGCAAGACAACAAAAATTATGAGGATAAAAAAGGACGCGAATATTACATTGATTATATATTGAATGTTACTTCGGCAAGGCAATGGTCGTTATCAAAATTTATAGATTATGGTTATGACGAAAGTAATGGAGTGTGGAACGAATGTCCCAGTTATTCTTTAGGGGTAACCAGCAGTCTTACCCATTTCATAAGGGATTTTGACAGTACTTTTGACCATAATATTCTACCGTACACTCCGGTGATGGGCAAAGCGGTAAAAATGATGCCGCAATATTTGTTTCCCAACAATCAGATCGTGGCATTTGGAGATTCGTACTACGGACCTATAAGTACCGAGGCAATAGGGGATATGATTAGAATTGCCCAGAAAAATGGGGACGATGCGTTAGAAGAAGATTTTACGGGATTGTATCGCTTGTTTGCAAAAGATACTGAGCAATCAGGTAAAAATAGCGGTAGAAAAGACAAAAGTATCTCTTCTTTTTTTGCTACCAAGCCGTTGGTTTTAAATCCAAAATATAAGCAGCACGACATAAAAGATTATATCACTCAAACCTTTAATGCACCAAGTGTTAGCTGGCATGTACAGCGTATGGGAACCGGTACCAATGGAATGATGGCCTCTTTAAATGGCTCGTTAGGAAACCATATGCATGCTAATGGCATCAATATGGAACTCTATGGAAAAGGCTTTGTTCAAGGTGCGGACCCGGGTAAGGGAGCTAACTATTTGCAACCTATTTATTTAGAATACTATTCTCAGTTTCCTGCTCATAACACGGTAATGGTAGATGGAGCTTCCTCATATACCGAAATGTTGAGCTATCACGGCTTTGATGTTTTGGGAGAATACCCAAAATCGGAGCAGAAAGACGGTTTTTACGAAGATATCACCTATTCAGATGTTTACTTTTTAGAACCGGAAACCCAAAGTGATCAAAGTAGGTTGGTAAGTATTGTTAAAACAGGCGAAACTACCGGATATTATATTGATGTTTTTCGCTCTAAAAAACAGCGCAAAGGTGATAAATTTCATGACTATTACTACCATAATTTAGGACAAAGTATGCAGATGATGGATGCTATTGGAAATCCGCTGAAGTTAACCGAAAGTGAAGAAATGGCTTTTGCAGGTGGGCACCTTTATGCCTTGGATTATATGTGGGATAAAAAATCAGTAAAACTAGAAGAAGATTACCAAGCCGAATGGAAAATAGACATGCCCGAAGGTGAGGATGATGTTTTTATGAATTTATGGATGAAGGGTACAGAGGGGCGTGAGGTATTCTCCATAAAATCACCACCCAAT
This genomic interval from Zobellia roscoffensis contains the following:
- a CDS encoding alpha-L-fucosidase, whose translation is MKIIKTTTLFVCIAMLTMGRGFSQEKEVKKLSDDERMEWWRDAKFGMFIHWGAYSIIGGERGTKIAGGGAEWAMDKLDYTVEDYEKFPQMFNPVMFDADAWVKMAKDAGMKYIVITSKHHEGFSLWDSKVSDYDVMDTSPFKRDVIKELAEACKKQDIKFCVYYSIVDWHHPQAQGNLYPNYNIAQHDDPSVVNPKFPKYFKNYMKPQVKELLTNYGDIGVVWFDGDWISDYTTEMGKELYSFIRDIQPNTIVNNRVDKGRNGMEGMDMEGNFAGDFGTPEQEIPDTGIDSAWEACMTMNGSWGYKPSDNNWKSSEDLIQKLVDIVSKGGNFLLNIGPDGFGRFPSESIRRLNAMGEWTKKNGEAVYGASASPYEKPKWGRYTKKGNVIYAHVFDWPESGLLKLNKDIKVKKATLLTAPDSELQATATSRELLLEVPILAPDATVSVVKLEL
- a CDS encoding PDZ domain-containing protein, with translation MQKLNKILFLVGFMALLFSCTSEEKPIEIYVSMASENEKANKLIFKTVEEAIQKVSELKKDSPEAHVIINILPGTYYLTKPITIPASLSNLTIKGSGASEVTLKGAVPIHLDWRKYEDNIYVADVDRASGFDQFVVNGKPQILARYPDYDEAAQYWQGFAEDALSKERVASWKNPIGTYFHALHGGRWGGFHFRIVGLDTDGNPIFDGGHQNNRASEPHKEFRMVENVFEELDSPGEWYLDTEENRLYYWPLDGTDLNVAKLEVSVLKNLIQITGTVDNPVRNVTIEGLKFENTQRTFMDEYEPLLRSDWMIYRGGAVFFEGTENCKVTNNEFTNLGGNVILASKYNKNLEIIGNHIHDSGASAISFIGDPSAVRSPSFNYSEFVAVTEMDTIAGPKNELYPRESLVEDNLIYRIGRIEKQTAGVQISMAMDITVRHNSIYDVPRAGINIGDGTWGGHILEYNDVFNTVLETSDHGSFNSWGRDRFWHPKRGVMDSLTDANPNMWKWDAVHTTVIRNNRFRCDHGWDIDLDDGSSNYHIYKNLLLNNGLKLREGFHRVAENNIMVNNSLHPHVWFANSEDVFKHNIVGDAYQDVRLDGWGKELDYNLFPNEVTMLKSQIYNRDLHSIYGNPKFKDPVNLDFTVMADDLASKIGFENFPMDKFGVQTPGLKEIAKTPEVPELKNPLGNEENTSPVVMWLRNGLKSVDSQEEQSAYGLKTTEGVIVLSIWNQSPAVQNNGIKKGDVILFANGKKVKGVREFFKITSEFKQQETMDITVMRNQTEQTLTIRTK